The sequence below is a genomic window from Lolium perenne isolate Kyuss_39 chromosome 4, Kyuss_2.0, whole genome shotgun sequence.
tcttcctcataTTGCTGTTCCTCtttatagtctggccatttgaatagccagggacaaagccatgagtactttaaagtactcgcaaactaatactagtgtaagcactatcaattgtagtaatggggtgctaagctctaagtttatttgcataaagccaattttagttcacaaacatttagtaaaagcctcttcatttgctaactaactcaagtgggaatattagtgtcattcccacaactttgttgtaattcaagtcaaattcaccattcacttttcaagttcaagtcataagtcacccttcacatgtcacatttttgaaaagttctgatgatggaacagtatggcctttccaaccgtccttaaccgtggacgcggctattcgaatagttttacactctgcagaggttgcacacttgtgccacaacatttgattacatccgtcagggataaccctgaataatcgtaactcagtacgcggatcatcaaccataacctttcacttacatatcctagtataagcacctctccccatgagcttggcctcccagtgaagacagacagtcagcctgggagctgcacagggcttgggccggacattcacctcctttcacgtcatttcacatcatttcttttgttgtagaggcagctttcggcataaccccgatgacgcttgtttagagggaacccatactaagacacataaacttccagttaagccctacccataatcagatattgtgggggtacttgtaaattggaaaggtatcgcatccgaacccaaccattagtttttgtaaagttcaccatgtcattcacaagtcatattcaccttcaaaatctttcaatagaatgactcatcattccaaggttttcaaagtcatttcatttcacatgttcccatctagagtagtcaatttttatttgttagcactagcaactagtcatgaggggtgctaactagctttgattgctctaggctaaatttgatactcttgtactactccatatctagaccaagtgaatcataaatcaaaaaggaaactttgataaaccaaagtcaaaaacttgtaaggtaaaaacttgggataggatcattaagcataaagtaaattgtgATGAGGCCTTGCACTTGTTGAGCTTTGCctttgggtaacttgcaagagtatagcttgtcttggttggggaattggtcaaagtgatcttcttctccttggaagtagacctactcctcctcttgatactcctcgttactagcgtctaaaatcgaatacgaggtatacaatcatcacaccaaacttaagtaccagactaagcacacacatgagtcacacaagtTAGGCTAGCATTACAACATTACTATTAGGTttagttgactttgttttcttctttaagaaaaaataatttcctctcattataaatactaattaaggtgttttCTTTTAAttccttagagaaataatttcctctcattatctggttaagatttaatttcctccatgaataatatatgacctaggttgaccaaggtcaacctcttcatactcatcatttaagaaaatgatttaaatgaggtggagcacctcatgcaatttaataccatcatggtaatgatttaatatcatcaaacaatccCACATAAGATTTAATAGACCATGGTCTCTATCTCATTTGGAgttatttgagacaagatttaaatgagagaaacactcccatactatttaataattAATTTGGCaccatttaaatggactagaaatagccatagagccatttttaaaactaggccatgatcatacaaacaactatgtgatgTTTTTGCATATTCTTatagacaatatgaaatgtgattttggagagttggaatcaactcaaaaacatgtttggttgatttttaacaaAGGTTTGAAGTTaccaaaggccctgccttgtttatttggtcactttaattctacaccaaatctagggttgagaccagtgtagttgtgtAGAAAATTTTCTCAGCTTTTCATAGATATAAAATTTGTGAaaattggccaagtagatttgtccctattaaattttgaaaTTGGCATCAGATTGCAAATTAACCTAAACTGGAATTTAAATTTCAAACGAaattgggctggcgggaaagtttAACAGGCTACGTAGAGGGGAAAgggaatgggccggcccagcaacgcaGCGGGCCAACTGACAGCATGGGGTCCACACGTCAGCGTGACTTAACCGCTGAAACGGTACCGATCAACGTGGCCCTTCCGATTAGAAACAGATCGAACGGTCCACGGCCTTCGTCGACGGCGATGAGAGGCGCGACCACTGGCGGCGACGGTGGAGGGTCGGAGACtcgccggcggcgcggcgatggtcggagaggggttgcggcgaggttgtcgacgatggtgaagcagatggaagcagcgGTGGCGCCTGGGGTGCACTGCAATGGCGGcgcccttctcagcacctccgcggcaACGAGCTCCAAATTCCGGCGAGGCAGCGGCGAATGTGGAGAAGGGAGAGGCTAGGGAGGCTCAGAGGTGAGAGGGAAGACTGATGGTGTGCTGGAATTGAGACGGGAGGGGctgcttttatagcggcgaggcagTGCCGCGGGTCTGGgttgaggtcatccatggcgTCGGCTCTACAGCGGCGCGGGGGTACTGGTGATGATGCACGCTGGCAGGCGACGTCCTGGCGATGATGCAGCGCGTGATTGCGGGGAAAATGAGGTACGAACGCGActgtgagcttgacgggagcttgCAGGTCAGTGGCGGGTCTCGTCGACGGTGACGACGGCCACAGCTCTCCCGCGGTCCAACGGGCGTGTCTGCGAGTCTTCTGGTGGCCTGGCGCAGCGAATGGCGAGCGGCGATGGCAAGTGGAGGCGTGGTGCGTCGGGCGTCATCATGCTCTGGCGTGCCCGTGGCGttcgccgtgcgcgctctggcgcgcgtGTGCACGTCACTGGCACGTCTGGGCGTGGCGCATTCTGGTCACTGTGGTGCGAGATTTCGTCGAGGCTGGGGTCTAGCACGATCAGGAGAGTGAGAGGGAGCTAATGGAGAAGGTGGTGCGGTGCTGAAATGACCAGAGAGGGAAGTGACATGGTGATGGCATGGTGAGCACAGGCATGGGTTGttttggtcatggtgaccaaggtTCAGGGCTTGCAGGTGCTGGGACTGGTGCTGAGAGGTGAGGTGAAGCTCCAGAGCAGCAgaggtggccagggttggacttggtccaagcccATTTTCAGTATGGGCACAAATTCTATctatgcctgcaaggtgtttgtgatTATGGccgcaagaaatttactttgaatTTTGGAAAAAAATTTGGTGGATTGTAATCATATAATATtagaagtagaatggaggtggtggtggtcaaaatggtgttgaaatgcaaaatcccaaaatgcatatgatctaCACTTTGCATTATGGTTTCAACTTTGCTTGATCGCCATTTGAATTGGagaaagaatttgcaggggttgttttgggcaaagttgttcaccttgatgttgtcttggatgaggtgcaaagagttggcaaagtttagtttgaaaaaaattcaaaccaggggctcaaagatggcatcaggctaagattgtcaaaattgaccactaTTGTATGTGAGTTGATTTTGAATTCAAACTTGATTCAATTTGAGTTTctttgtttccaaaagtgtttataagtgtttaataaccatttccaaccaatggtgcaagccaaaatggtctagttTAAAGTTTGGCAAAAATGGTATAAACCATAtgggagggttttgtgattttctaagttTTATTCTTTTCTTATTCTTGACTTTACTTAGGCATGGTCTAGGGTCCATTTAGGATTATATGAGTTTTAGTGTTGGTTTCAAAACATTGGGGCAAGGTACAGGTGCTTAGGTCAAGTTTTggtaaaatggctatgtgccacatatgcctctatgcatatgtttattttatttttgtttcacatGGGATTtagttgataagtactaggttaggtttgttgatgtttccaaagcatctaaacaaggtagaaaagcctaggtaaaagttttaccaaaaatagcATAGACACATATgctcttttcttatttaatttaatttctatttattttgtttataatggatggtgagaagaggggtgatgtttagggtttagggttttggaaatatgttcaatgcaataaacaaacaatcatggcaatgacACAAGGATTAtgtatgagcactaagcatagcacatgaggtaataaaagtttttgttggttctcatttttggaaaaatggaaattcattttctctttgttttaaaatttgggatgttacatcctggagcttcttctccgactcgaacgACTCGACGACCGCGCgctgctgatcggccgtctcgtccctcgccgccgccgctcatCCCGGGCGGCGGGGTCGATATCCGGGACTggaagtggaggagacggcggtggagggaactggccagcgccggggcggttcgccattgccactaGTGGTGGAAGagacgagggctgtgtttgttgccggcggctATGGTGGCTACCAATTACGCCGGGaggccttttatagacgccggcgtcgggaagaaagcgcgggaagaggcgagaagaggcgggaagatcgcgcgggaacgggcggtggcgtgcgaacaccggcgacgcgtggaggctgcgcagcaccgacgggacgtctcgcctgcccctccgtcgccattaaggcaaagatgccgtcGCGCGATTAACTTCCGtcacgaggtaggcgacggttaggtccaaacttgaatgagtcgctgacgcgtcgggcccgcgtcggttcgcctcgctaTTCGTTGTGTctagcgtgcccggagcgtcccctgtgggacggggacgggctcggggcgccggacaccgtatcgggccgcaccggacaaaaatgagctttgaAAGacacggctggaacggtttttttggtccggcgcaccccaaatccctttggggaacgcggctggagatgctcttagctcgcCAGCTCCGCCGCCGTTGTGCTCTAGTGGGCCATGCCGTCCCAGCCAGTGGCGGCAGGACCATGTGGCAGGGACCCGTCGTCTTCTAAGCTGAAACTGAACGGATTGGCAGATCGGGTACCCCGTAAGGCCGGCATAGAAATCCGAACAAGACGCACTCCTTCTCTGTATCGGTGTAGGACGCATGTTCTTCCGCAGCCGAGAACAGGCACATGCGTGCAAGAAACGATTATCCTCATCGCTTAAACGAGAACCTTTGCTTTCAGTACAGGGAGTTGATCTTCACCTGCTTGGTCAGCTGGTCTTTGACGAGCCACCGGACGGCAACCATTTCTTGGATTCTGCACGCACGAGCCAGACGGTCACGACGCTGCGGACCTGTCGGACGATGGGGTATGCCGCCAGGGGCCATGGCGGCACCCTGCGGTGGCGGCATGACCCACCAGAGCTCAATGCCGGCTCACGGCGGAGCTGGCGAGCTAACGTGCCGCCACGGCGGCGGCAAGACCTGCCTCCACTAGCTGTGGCGGCATCCTCCACGTGTCACCTGGGGGCTGTGCCACCACGTTTAAGGTGGTCTTTTTTGACAATTCCATTCGTAAGTGGTCATTTCTAGCAATTCAGTGAGACAGGTGGTCCTTTCTGGCAAAATTTCCTATTAAACAAGCTAGGCAAAACGATTTGATTTGGTAAGAGATGCAACTTTTAAGGGAGTCACTTCAGTGTCTGGCGAATTGAAAAAGATAGGCTTGAGAAGCGTTGAGAATGTATCTATATATATACCTCCAGGAGTGCAGTACCTAATAATCTCGATCATGCCTCTGATTGAAGAAGATGGCAAGAGGTACTCTGAAATAAGTAGTAGACCCGGATTAGGCCTTTGCCCCAAAATCAAAGTAAACGCACGGATGCTCACTTTGTTAATGGGTTAATGCAAATCAAGGTTGGTTTCCTGTGCTTTGAAATTTGTAATGCAAGTCTGGAGATGGGGTGGGAATTGGTGGGTGGATTGATAAACACTGAACGTAGTTCCAAAGGCGAACGGTGTACCTACACTCGGCGAAGAGCAACCAAACCAATGGGGGTGGCCTCTCTATTGAGCATTGGTGGCGAAACATGATGAGTGCCCATAtgtcaaaccgcaaagccatcgcCTCCCTCACCCTTCTTGTTACTTGGGAGATTTGAAACTAGCGCAATGCAAAGGTCTTCAAAAGCAAGCATATGGCACCTTTAGTTCTCCTGAAAAAAATTAAAAGGAAAGTCCGTTTGTGGGTAACCGCGGGTGCAAAGCGTTTGGGTCAAATCAAGCGGGAGAGTAACCCTGCTTTGTATTTTATTTGGTCCGGGCTAGCTTGTCAAAATACTTCTTAATTAAGTGATTGGGGCAAGGCTTTTGCGCCCGTTAAAAAAAAATACAGTGAACATAAAACATGCTGCAAAGCAGCCGCACTATGTTCAGAAGGACAACTATACTAGTGTTTCACATTAGTAAAAGTACCCTGAAGGAAGCATTACTACAGACATGCTAAAAGTACTCTGAAGCATAGTACAGCTAGTTTCAACACTCCCTCATACTCATGTTGTAGCTGGGATGTTCATGTATGGCGTATGTTATTTGTGAAGAACATACATAATTGCCTACAAACTGGACAGTGCACTTGCATGTATAGTAGTAAATGATTCCTCGGAAAGCTTTGGATCATGCAAACATATATAGACGGCCTCAGGTTCACCAGTCAAAAGGGTCGTCAACAGTAAGATCAGATGCTTTGAGGATGTTCTGCTCATTCTGAAACTCTGGGCCTAGCACCGTCATCTTACAGTGACGTCGCCATGGTACACCTGAGAGAGTCCCCAATATGCTTGTCATCTCCGCAGCATTGGCCAAGTTAGAAAAGGTGTTTTTGCTAATCAGAACACTGAGAGTCCGCAGCTCATGTGCACTTGCGACAATGAACTGAAGGAATTCAAGTTCGCTTTGATCCCCTCTGTATTCATGGACAACAATCTTCTTGACATGTGACTTGATGCATTCAATTGTAAAGACCTCCTCCCAGAACTTGGCATGGGTCCTTCCAGTTGGTTCAGTTAAAGACTGAAAATCATATCAGTAAATGATTCATTAGAGATGGATAATGCAAGAAGCAATGAACTTCCATTGCTGGTAATATGAATGCCAAAGAACCAGCTAAATAATTGCACGGGATACTATGATTTCACCTCGACGTGCACTGTGTCAATGTTGGGAAAGCATCTGAGGAAGGCCACCAGCATCTTGACCTCGTGCAAGACACCAAAATTAACCTTACAGGCCAATATCTTGATGCCTGGAACCACTGTGCTTGGGCTGGGCATTGTGCCAGGCTGCAAAGGAAAGGACAGACAAAATTTAAGTAGCAGACATCATTGGCAATTAATTGCACGTACTGAGACAGTGATGGAAAGGTAATACCAACCTTGATGACATTGTCACCGATGTGCAGGCTGTGAAATCTTGGCTCCATGTAGCCGAGCGCCCTCAGGTTGGATGCACAAGGAATGCTGAGCACCACAGTATTCCCATCACCTCCACGAGGCGCTTCCAGCAAGAAGAGTCGCTCCAGGAGCGGGGCGTCCACCATGGTGACCCCGTCCACCGTGGAATTCCAGAGTGTCACGCACCGGAGGCTTTGGCTGCGGAGTTGGAGAAGATTGGGCATGGTGCTCTGCGCGAAAATGAATGTCTGGAGAACCGGGCTGCACGCAAGAATGTAATCAAGATCCCAGCCgctgatggtcatcatgaccgtGCCGAGCTGGTGGAGGTGGGGAAAGACGTCGGGGGCGCGGGGGAGGCCGGCGGTGTCCGGGAACCCGGAGAAGCCACCAAGGAAGAGCTCCCGGAGCGAGGTGCAGCGGAGGATGTCCGCGGGTAGAGACACGCTGTCGTCGACGGTGGATTCGTCGATGCTGTTGACGAGGAGGAGGTGATGGACGCCCTTGGCGGCGAGAAGGCGCGGCCACTCTGTGAGCTCGTAGTCGTGGGACGCGAACCTACAGCGGCTGATTTCTACGACGCAGAAAGGGCCCGGGTGGTCGGCGAGCACGCGGGTGACCGCAGAAGGGAGTAGGTCGTCGTCGCTGAGGAAGAGCGGGCTGGAGCGCCAGAGATGGCGCCATCGGGAGGCGAAGGTAGAGGTTCGGGCGGCGTCCTTGACGGGGAGGAGCGAGATGATGATGTGGAGGAGGTCGTCGTGGAGGGCGCTGATGCGGTCCTCGTCGTCGTAGCCCACGGCGGAACTTGCGACGGGGACGAAGGCGTCCATGGAGTGGAATGGTGTTGCGGCGGCCGGAATGGAGCGAGCGAAGAATGGACAATGAGTAGGATACTAGGGCCAGCTCAATGTCGGAAGCGCCTTCATCACCGGCCCATCCGACAGAAATGGGATGTTCTTGTAGTTGTTTACTTGTTTTTTTTCCAAATGGGGAAATATCACCCTAACTTGTGCATCCAAATAATGCACAcgatttttttattagattattcataaAACCTTACAAGAATAATACAAAAGATtaaactcgaagccacctcactAAATCTACAGTGGGATGAAGGTGGTGACAATGCACCAATTCACATGatccaaaaaccaaatgccttcctaAATCGtccaatagcagatgagaagcacatccagtcaaacagactctcagcgcactgatacgcgtgaagcacacgtccgttgggaaccccaagaggaaggtgtgatgcgtatagcagcaagttatccctcagtaagaaaccaaggttatcgaaccagtaggagtcaaagggcacgtgaaggttgttggtgacggagtgtagtgcggcgtaacaccagggattccggcgccaacgtgaaacctgcacaacacaatcaaaatactttgccccaacttaacagtgaggttgtcaatctcaccggcttgctgtaaacaaagaattaaacgtatggtgtggaaaatgatgtttgtttgcaaagaacagtagagaacaatgattgcagtagattgtattcagatgtaaaagaatggaccggggtccacagttcactagtggtgtctctccaataagaaatagcatgttgggtgaacaaattacagttgggcaatcgacaaatagagagggcataacaatgcacatacatatcatgatgactaatatgagatttacttagggcattacgacaaagtatatagaccgctatccagcatgcatctatgcctaaaaagtccaccttcgggttagcatccgcaccccttccagtattaagttgcaaacaaaagacaattgcattaagtatggtgcgtaatgtaatcaacacaaatatctttagacaaagcattgatattttatccctagtggcaacagcacatccacaaccttagaactttctcacatcgtcctgcattcaattgaggcatgaacccactatcgagcataaatactccctcttggagtcacaagtatcaacttggccaaagcctctactagcaacggagagcatgcaagatcataaacaacacatatatgatagatcgataatcaacttgacatagtattccatattcatcggatcccaacaaacacaacatgtagcattacaaatagatgatcttgatcatgataggcagctcacaagatctaaacatgatagcacaagaggagaagacaaccatctagtgacacgcgtacagcacgcgaccgttgggaaccccaagtggaaggtgtgatgcgtatagcagtaagtttccctcagttagaaaccatggtttatcgaaccagtaggagtcaagaagcacgttgaaggttgatggcggcgagatgtagtgcggcgcaacaccagggattccagcgccaaagtggaacctgcacaacacaaccaaagtactttgccccaacgaaacagtgaggttgtcaatctcaccggcttgctgtaacaaaggattagatgtatagtgtggatgatgattatttg
It includes:
- the LOC127293968 gene encoding F-box/FBD/LRR-repeat protein At1g51370, whose translation is MDAFVPVASSAVGYDDEDRISALHDDLLHIIISLLPVKDAARTSTFASRWRHLWRSSPLFLSDDDLLPSAVTRVLADHPGPFCVVEISRCRFASHDYELTEWPRLLAAKGVHHLLLVNSIDESTVDDSVSLPADILRCTSLRELFLGGFSGFPDTAGLPRAPDVFPHLHQLGTVMMTISGWDLDYILACSPVLQTFIFAQSTMPNLLQLRSQSLRCVTLWNSTVDGVTMVDAPLLERLFLLEAPRGGDGNTVVLSIPCASNLRALGYMEPRFHSLHIGDNVIKPGTMPSPSTVVPGIKILACKVNFGVLHEVKMLVAFLRCFPNIDTVHVESLTEPTGRTHAKFWEEVFTIECIKSHVKKIVVHEYRGDQSELEFLQFIVASAHELRTLSVLISKNTFSNLANAAEMTSILGTLSGVPWRRHCKMTVLGPEFQNEQNILKASDLTVDDPFDW